Proteins found in one Labrus bergylta chromosome 8, fLabBer1.1, whole genome shotgun sequence genomic segment:
- the pbxip1b gene encoding pre-B-cell leukemia homeobox interacting protein 1b isoform X4 produces MSGGSSTNNSWTILTPEETVAETLKPLEEGTEHHEESLPSAAGGNQPANGEESVEEPPVEGQPVPEEQTAQLSGDASTEKHAQVPAAVTESPVPTSLEVSSSSVPDSDTLSQSEDLLEGPAQTSPDPDSFSDSYTHITPSPEEPPVYLLSTETLGGVESTQEEERLTQEATVYLLNGEGLQLEGEESRTPDIGKQAEVAEESTEKTGAEGEPEVRRRRSLLAAIERIGQREEEDEGVEEFQLPPRDDDSGFSVNKCILGAVILLGLGTIFISGVLMDLDEDSDYATRELKDAELPGKQEWLNPEVPSSPVDADSTELLNKLAKENEQISVLQAQLQAQKEELKVVKGAVAEGVKEHLRWEEVEKENSRLKKEIASLPVLQKDNERMKRELESVVALHKELEMLRSTVTELKLSPAAKGASLSPPGGQPEVSTQQTDGSIESQHKKPLDDQKEKKKDMKKNENYKTEREKSVVKEEAKKERKDGGDWKKDKHEHAKLEKKKDKQKWNIDEAKQWKEKDKLSRGDEGKSWKDREGKKEWKDKNGGKEKKEEKDLKKKQHEKVNEGKQWRGKEEKDWKVGRDHGEIHKVKEEWKKGKDGFKESGKDKWEKKDRKEKVEKKEWKKEGDWKSKKSKDSKEWKGKGEKKQWEENKNPGKERKVKDEKKQWKEKDWKNGKDDKEWKRKDESKQWENKEEKWKREGQKEKKDWKKDKSSSQMHKDELKLKNGHEEEHLWGDRKPPHSHRKTSLEHPDYWIQQKDRLQHNAKPSQHCDSLESCAGSEGLHPVPFPEFEAVLQTYLTKAEEVGVDEYKRTELKKLAAEFFKEGVFVHDQMSFQEFIEDVADILEDMVEGDEEGEEGDEEDEEDSAIEDEMEAFEKEVMKKFAVPGAGKKEELAKGEWRREGGQGRG; encoded by the exons ATGTCTGGGGGCAGCAGTACTAACAACAGCTGGACCATCCTCACTCCTGAG GAGACTGTAGCTGAAACCCTGAAGCCTTTGGAAGAGGGGACAGAGCACCATGAAGAAAGTCTTCCTTCTGCAGCAG GGGGCAATCAGCCCGCAAATGGTGAAGAGTCTGTGGAGGAACCACCTGTGGAGGGCCAACCG GTaccagaagaacaaacagccCAGCTAAGTGGAGACGCAAGCACTGAGAAACATGCCCAAGTGCCAGCTGCTGTTACTGAATCCCCTGTTCCCACCTCTTTGGAAGTATCGAGCAGCTCTGTCCCTGACAGTGATACACTCAGCCAGTCAGAGGACCTACTTGAGGGCCCGGCACAGACCAGTCCTGACCCTGATTCATTTTCTGACTCCTACACCCACATAACCCCCTCTCCTGAGGAACCCCCAGTCTACCTGCTGAGCACAGAGACTCTGGGAGGAGTGGAGTCTACACAGGAGGAAGAGAGGCTCACACAAGAAGCAACAGTGTATTTGCTAAATGGGGAGGGGCTACAACTGGAGGGGGAGGAGTCGAGGACACCTGATATAGGGAAACAGGCAG AGGTGGCTGAGGAGAGCACAGAGAAGACCGGGGCGGAGGGAGAGCCAGaggtgaggagaaggaggtCTCTCTTAGCTGCCATTGAGCGGATTGGACAacgagaggaggaagacgaaGGTGTGGAAGAGTTTCAGCTGCCTCCGCGTGACGATGACAGCGGGTTCTCTGTGAACAAGTGCATCCTGGGTGCTGTCATTCTGTTGGGCCTTGGCACCATCTTTATCTCTG GTGTCTTGATGGACCTGGATGAGG ACAGTGATTATGCTACGAGGGAGCTGAAAGACGCAGAGTTACCAGGAAAACAG gaGTGGCTTAATCCAGAGGTTCCATCGTCCCCTGTAGATGCTGACAGTACAGAGCTTCTAAATAAGCTAGCCAAAGAGAACGAGCAGATTTCTGTGCTACAAGCCCAGCTTCAG GCACAGAAAGAAGAGCTAAAAGTAGTCAAGGGAGCGGTGGCAGAGGGAGTGAAGGAGCATCTACggtgggaggaggtggagaaggaaaACAGTAGGTTGAAGAAAGAAATTGCGTCTCTTCCTGTCCTTCAGAAAGACAatgagaggatgaagagagagcTGGAGTCTGTCGTGGCCCTACACAAAGAACTAGAAATGCTGAGATCCACTGTGACTGAATTAAAACTCTCCCCAG caGCAAAAGGAGCATCtttgtcgccccctggtggacagCCAGAGGTTAGCACACAGCAAACAGATGGATCTATAGAGAGTCAACATAAGAAGCCATTGGATGaccagaaggagaaaaagaaagacatgaaaaagaatgaaaattacaagacagaaagagaaaaatctgtAGTGAAGGAAGAAGCAAAAAAGGAGCGCAAAGATGGGGGAGActggaaaaaagacaaacatgaacATGCAAAGttggaaaagaagaaagataAGCAGAAGTGGAACATTGATGAGGCAAAACAATGGAAGGAGAAAGATAAGTTGAGCAGAGGTGATGAAGGAAAGTCATGGAAGGACAGGGAAGGTAAGAAAGAGTGGAAAGACAAGAatgggggaaaagaaaaaaaggaggagaaagacttgaaaaaaaaacagcatgagaAAGTGAATGAGGGAAAACAATGGAGGGGTAAGGAGGAGAAGGATTGGAAGGTAGGAAGAGACCATGGAGAGATTCACAAGGTCAAGGAGGAATGGAAGAAAGGAAAGGATGGCTTCAAAGAAAGTGGCAAAGACAAATGGGAGAAAAAAGATCGGAAAGAGAAAGTAGAGAAGAAAGAGTGGAAGAAAGAGGGCGACTGGAAGAGTAAAAAAAGCAAAGATAGTAAAGAATGGAAAGGAAAAGGTGAAAAGAAACAGTGGGAAGAGAACAAAAATCCTGGTAAAGAAAGAAAGGTGAAGGATGAGAAGAAACAATGGAAGGAGAAGGATTGGAAAAATGGAAAGGATGATAAGGAGTGGAAGAGAAAAGATGAGAGTAAACAGTGGGAAAACAAGGAAGAAaagtggaagagagagggacagaaagaaaagaaagattggAAGAAGGACAAGTCAAGCTCCCAGATGCACAAAGATGAGCTCAAGTTGAAAAATGGCCATGAAGAAGAGCATCTATGGGGAGACAGGAAGCCTCCTCACTCACACCGCAAGACCTCCCTGGAGCATCCTGACTACTGGATCCAGCAAAAAGACCGCCTCCAGCACAACGCCAAACCATCACAGCATTGTGACTCACTGGAGTCCTGTGCCGGCTCAGAGGGGCTGCACCCTGTCCCCTTCCCTGAGTTTGAAGCCGTACTCCAAACGTACCTAACCAAGGCTGAGGAGGTGGGAGTGGATGAATACAAAAGAACAGAGCTCAAAAAGCTAGCAGCGGAATTCTTCAAAGAGGGTGTCTTTGTTCACGACCAGATGAGCTTCCAAGAATTCATCGAGGATGTGGCCGACATTTTGGAAGACATGGTGGAAGGCGATGAAGAAGGGGAAGAAGGGGACGAAGAGGACGAAGAGGACAGCGCCATAGAGGACGAAATGGAGGCGTTTGAAAAAGAAGTGATGAAAAAGTTTGCAGTGCCAGGAgcaggaaagaaagaagagctAGCCAAAggggagtggaggagggagggtggACAAGGACGtggctga
- the pbxip1b gene encoding pre-B-cell leukemia homeobox interacting protein 1b isoform X2, with the protein MSGGSSTNNSWTILTPEETVAETLKPLEEGTEHHEESLPSAAGGNQPANGEESVEEPPVEGQPVPEEQTAQLSGDASTEKHAQVPAAVTESPVPTSLEVSSSSVPDSDTLSQSEDLLEGPAQTSPDPDSFSDSYTHITPSPEEPPVYLLSTETLGGVESTQEEERLTQEATVYLLNGEGLQLEGEESRTPDIGKQAVYLVDQLVLELFSIWARRLSGEAVVEVAEESTEKTGAEGEPEVRRRRSLLAAIERIGQREEEDEGVEEFQLPPRDDDSGFSVNKCILGAVILLGLGTIFISGVLMDLDEDSDYATRELKDAELPGKQEWLNPEVPSSPVDADSTELLNKLAKENEQISVLQAQLQAQKEELKVVKGAVAEGVKEHLRWEEVEKENSRLKKEIASLPVLQKDNERMKRELESVVALHKELEMLRSTVTELKLSPAKGASLSPPGGQPEVSTQQTDGSIESQHKKPLDDQKEKKKDMKKNENYKTEREKSVVKEEAKKERKDGGDWKKDKHEHAKLEKKKDKQKWNIDEAKQWKEKDKLSRGDEGKSWKDREGKKEWKDKNGGKEKKEEKDLKKKQHEKVNEGKQWRGKEEKDWKVGRDHGEIHKVKEEWKKGKDGFKESGKDKWEKKDRKEKVEKKEWKKEGDWKSKKSKDSKEWKGKGEKKQWEENKNPGKERKVKDEKKQWKEKDWKNGKDDKEWKRKDESKQWENKEEKWKREGQKEKKDWKKDKSSSQMHKDELKLKNGHEEEHLWGDRKPPHSHRKTSLEHPDYWIQQKDRLQHNAKPSQHCDSLESCAGSEGLHPVPFPEFEAVLQTYLTKAEEVGVDEYKRTELKKLAAEFFKEGVFVHDQMSFQEFIEDVADILEDMVEGDEEGEEGDEEDEEDSAIEDEMEAFEKEVMKKFAVPGAGKKEELAKGEWRREGGQGRG; encoded by the exons ATGTCTGGGGGCAGCAGTACTAACAACAGCTGGACCATCCTCACTCCTGAG GAGACTGTAGCTGAAACCCTGAAGCCTTTGGAAGAGGGGACAGAGCACCATGAAGAAAGTCTTCCTTCTGCAGCAG GGGGCAATCAGCCCGCAAATGGTGAAGAGTCTGTGGAGGAACCACCTGTGGAGGGCCAACCG GTaccagaagaacaaacagccCAGCTAAGTGGAGACGCAAGCACTGAGAAACATGCCCAAGTGCCAGCTGCTGTTACTGAATCCCCTGTTCCCACCTCTTTGGAAGTATCGAGCAGCTCTGTCCCTGACAGTGATACACTCAGCCAGTCAGAGGACCTACTTGAGGGCCCGGCACAGACCAGTCCTGACCCTGATTCATTTTCTGACTCCTACACCCACATAACCCCCTCTCCTGAGGAACCCCCAGTCTACCTGCTGAGCACAGAGACTCTGGGAGGAGTGGAGTCTACACAGGAGGAAGAGAGGCTCACACAAGAAGCAACAGTGTATTTGCTAAATGGGGAGGGGCTACAACTGGAGGGGGAGGAGTCGAGGACACCTGATATAGGGAAACAGGCAG TGTACTTGGTGGACCAGCTGGTTTTGGAATTGTTCAGTATCTGGGCCAGGAGGTTGTCTGGAGAGGCTGTGGTTG AGGTGGCTGAGGAGAGCACAGAGAAGACCGGGGCGGAGGGAGAGCCAGaggtgaggagaaggaggtCTCTCTTAGCTGCCATTGAGCGGATTGGACAacgagaggaggaagacgaaGGTGTGGAAGAGTTTCAGCTGCCTCCGCGTGACGATGACAGCGGGTTCTCTGTGAACAAGTGCATCCTGGGTGCTGTCATTCTGTTGGGCCTTGGCACCATCTTTATCTCTG GTGTCTTGATGGACCTGGATGAGG ACAGTGATTATGCTACGAGGGAGCTGAAAGACGCAGAGTTACCAGGAAAACAG gaGTGGCTTAATCCAGAGGTTCCATCGTCCCCTGTAGATGCTGACAGTACAGAGCTTCTAAATAAGCTAGCCAAAGAGAACGAGCAGATTTCTGTGCTACAAGCCCAGCTTCAG GCACAGAAAGAAGAGCTAAAAGTAGTCAAGGGAGCGGTGGCAGAGGGAGTGAAGGAGCATCTACggtgggaggaggtggagaaggaaaACAGTAGGTTGAAGAAAGAAATTGCGTCTCTTCCTGTCCTTCAGAAAGACAatgagaggatgaagagagagcTGGAGTCTGTCGTGGCCCTACACAAAGAACTAGAAATGCTGAGATCCACTGTGACTGAATTAAAACTCTCCCCAG CAAAAGGAGCATCtttgtcgccccctggtggacagCCAGAGGTTAGCACACAGCAAACAGATGGATCTATAGAGAGTCAACATAAGAAGCCATTGGATGaccagaaggagaaaaagaaagacatgaaaaagaatgaaaattacaagacagaaagagaaaaatctgtAGTGAAGGAAGAAGCAAAAAAGGAGCGCAAAGATGGGGGAGActggaaaaaagacaaacatgaacATGCAAAGttggaaaagaagaaagataAGCAGAAGTGGAACATTGATGAGGCAAAACAATGGAAGGAGAAAGATAAGTTGAGCAGAGGTGATGAAGGAAAGTCATGGAAGGACAGGGAAGGTAAGAAAGAGTGGAAAGACAAGAatgggggaaaagaaaaaaaggaggagaaagacttgaaaaaaaaacagcatgagaAAGTGAATGAGGGAAAACAATGGAGGGGTAAGGAGGAGAAGGATTGGAAGGTAGGAAGAGACCATGGAGAGATTCACAAGGTCAAGGAGGAATGGAAGAAAGGAAAGGATGGCTTCAAAGAAAGTGGCAAAGACAAATGGGAGAAAAAAGATCGGAAAGAGAAAGTAGAGAAGAAAGAGTGGAAGAAAGAGGGCGACTGGAAGAGTAAAAAAAGCAAAGATAGTAAAGAATGGAAAGGAAAAGGTGAAAAGAAACAGTGGGAAGAGAACAAAAATCCTGGTAAAGAAAGAAAGGTGAAGGATGAGAAGAAACAATGGAAGGAGAAGGATTGGAAAAATGGAAAGGATGATAAGGAGTGGAAGAGAAAAGATGAGAGTAAACAGTGGGAAAACAAGGAAGAAaagtggaagagagagggacagaaagaaaagaaagattggAAGAAGGACAAGTCAAGCTCCCAGATGCACAAAGATGAGCTCAAGTTGAAAAATGGCCATGAAGAAGAGCATCTATGGGGAGACAGGAAGCCTCCTCACTCACACCGCAAGACCTCCCTGGAGCATCCTGACTACTGGATCCAGCAAAAAGACCGCCTCCAGCACAACGCCAAACCATCACAGCATTGTGACTCACTGGAGTCCTGTGCCGGCTCAGAGGGGCTGCACCCTGTCCCCTTCCCTGAGTTTGAAGCCGTACTCCAAACGTACCTAACCAAGGCTGAGGAGGTGGGAGTGGATGAATACAAAAGAACAGAGCTCAAAAAGCTAGCAGCGGAATTCTTCAAAGAGGGTGTCTTTGTTCACGACCAGATGAGCTTCCAAGAATTCATCGAGGATGTGGCCGACATTTTGGAAGACATGGTGGAAGGCGATGAAGAAGGGGAAGAAGGGGACGAAGAGGACGAAGAGGACAGCGCCATAGAGGACGAAATGGAGGCGTTTGAAAAAGAAGTGATGAAAAAGTTTGCAGTGCCAGGAgcaggaaagaaagaagagctAGCCAAAggggagtggaggagggagggtggACAAGGACGtggctga